The sequence AAGCGGACGCAGAGCGTCCGGTGAGGCATTCCCACGCAGAGCGTGGGAACGATCAGGTTCGGGGTGCGCACTCCGGCGGTTTGAACCGTGCGCGTTGGCGCCAGCGTTTGATCGTGGCACGATGTCGAGGTTATCGACCGAGACCCCCTGACCATGCCGCAATCCCAAGCCAAGAATCTGTCCCTGATCGCCGCAATCGACCTGGGCTCGAACAGCTTTCACATGGTCGTGGCCAAGGCCCAGAACGGCGAAATCCGCATTCTCGAGCGCCTTGGCGAGAAGGTTCAACTGGCCGCGGGCATCGACGATGAGCGCAAGCTCAACGAAGAATCGATGCAGCGCGGCCTCGATTGCCTCAAGCGCTTTGCCCAACTGATCAACGGTATGCCGCTCGGCGCCGTGCGCATCGTTGGCACCAACGCTTTGCGTGAAGCGCGCAACCGCCTCGAATTCATCCACCGCGCCGAAGAAATCCTCGGCCACCCGGTGGAAGTCATCTCCGGTCGTGAAGAAGCGCGCCTGATCTATCTGGGCGTGTCGCACACCCTCGCCGACACCCCGGGCAAACGCCTGGTTGCCGACATCGGCGGCGGCAGCACCGAGTTCATCATCGGCCAGCGCTTTGAGCCGCTGCTGCGCGAAAGCCTGCAGATGGGCTGCGTCAGCTTCACCCAGCGCTACTTCAAGGACGGCAAGATCACCCCGGCCCGCTACGCCCAGGCGTACACCGCGGCGCGGCTGGAGATCATGAGCATCGAACACGCCCTGCACCGCCTGACCTGGGATGAAGCCATCGGCTCCTCGGGCACCATCCGCGCCATCGGCCTGGCGCTGAAGGCCGGCGGCCATGGCACTGGCGAAGTGAATGCCGAAGGTCTGGCCTGGTTGAAGCGTCGGCTGTTCAAGCTCGGCGACGTCGACAAGATCGACTTTGAAGGCATCAAACCGGATCGCCGGACCATTTTCCCGGCGGGCCTGGCGATTCTCGAAGCGATTTTCGACGCCCTCGAACTGCAACGCATGGATCACTGCGACGGCGCGCTGCGTGAAGGCGTGCTCTACGACCTGCTCGGCCGCCATCATCATGAAGACGTGCGCGAACGTACGTTAACTTCGCTGATGGAGCGCTATCACGTCGATCTGGAGCAGGCGGCGCGTGTGGAACGCAAAGCTTTGCACGCGTTTGATCAGGTGGCGGTGGACTGGGAACTGGATGACGGCATCTGGCGCGAACTCCTCGGTTGGGCAGCGAAAGTGCACGAAGTCGGCCTCGATATCGCGCACTATCACTACCACAAGCACGGCGCCTACCTGATCGAGCACTCGGACCTTGCCGGCTTCTCCCGCGAAGACCAACAGATGCTCGCGCTATTGGTGCGCGGCCACCGCCGCAACATTCCCAAGGACAAGTTTGCCGATTTTGGCGACGACGGCGACAAGCTGATTCGCCTGTGCGTATTGCTGCGCTTTGCGATCCTGTTCCACCATATTCGTGGCACCCAAGCGATGCCGCAGGTGGTGCTGCACGCCAAGGGCAACACCCTGGATGTGGAATTCCCGGAGAACTGGCTGGATGAGAATCAGCTGACTCAGGCGGATTTCGGGCTTGAGGCGGATTGGCTGACGCGGGTGGGCATCGTCCTCACCGTTCACTGAGTTGAATCTCCGGTGCAAAAAAGGCGATCCTTCTGGATCGCCTTTTTTATAGGGTTCGACTTGAGAGCGGAGGTGAACCTTCCCCTCACCCCAGCCCTCTCCCGAGGGAGAGGGAGCCGATTTGGGGGCTTTTCAAATCCTGAGTTCGACTCGATTTCTCAGGTCGGAGCATAGCGTAAGACACCTCGGTCAGTCCCCTCTCCCTCCGGGAGAGGGCTAGGGTGAGGGGCTTTTGACCTTCAAGGCTTTAGCTGCTCACCGGCAAGATCGGGCTGCCCAACCGCTCCAGCAACGTCGCCTGCGCACTGCGCGGGTTCTGGTTGCCGGTCGGCGTGTTGCGGATGTAACGACCATCCGACTGCAAGCTCCAGCTGTGGGTATTGTCGGTCAGGTACAGCTCCAGCTCTTTCTTCACGCGAGTCAGCAGTTTTTTGCCTTCGACCGGGAAGCAGGTCTCGACGCGCTTGTCGAGGTTGCGCTCCATCCAGTCGGCGCTGGAGAGGAACATCTGCTCGTCGCCGCCATTGAGGAAGTAGAACACCCGGGTGTGCTCAAGGAAGCGGCCGATGATCGAGCGCACATGGATATTGTGCGATACCCCGGCAATCCCCGGACGCAGACAGCACATGCCGCGCACCACCAGGTCGATACGCACACCGGACTGGCTGGCCTTGTACAGCGCGCGAATGATCTTCGGATCGGTCAGCGAGTTGAACTTGGCAATGATGTGCGCCGGCTTGCCTTCAACAGCGAACTGGGTCTCGCGGGCAATCATGTCGAGCATGCCCTTCTTCAGGGTAAACGGCGCATGCAGCAGCTTCTTCATGCGCAGGGTTTTACCCATGCCGATCAGCTGGCTGAACAGTTTGCCGACGTCTTCGCACAAAGCGTCGTCGGAGGTCAGCAGGCTGTAGTCGGTGTACAGCTTGGCGTTGCCGGCGTGGTAGTTACCGGTGCCGAGGTGCGCGTAGCGGACGATTTCGCCGGCTTCGCGACGCAGGATCAGCATCATCTTGGCGTGGGTCTTGAAGCCAACCACACCGTAAATCACCACCGCACCGGCCGCTTGCAGACGGCTGGCCAGTTGCAGGTTGGATTCTTCGTCAAAGCGCGCACGCAATTCGATGACCGCCGTCACCTCCTTGCCGTTACGCGCGGCATCGACCAGCGCATCAACGATCTCGGAGTTGGCGCCGGAACGGTACAGCGTCTGGCGCACAGCGAGAACGTGCGGGTCTTTCGCCGCCTGACGCAGCAGGTCGACCACCGGGGTGAATGACTCGAACGGGTGCAGCAGCAGAATGTCCTGCTTGCTGACCACGCTGAAAATGTTTTCGCTGTTCTGCAGCAGTTTCGGGATCTGCGGGGTGAACGGCGTGTATTGCAGCTCCGGATGGCTGTCCAGACCGGTGATGCTGAACAGCCGCGTCAGGTTGACCGGGCCGTTGACCTGATACAGCTCGCTCTCGCTCAGGTTGAACTGCTTGAGCAGGTAATCCGAGAGGTGTTTCGGGCAAGTGTCAGCGACTTCCAGACGCACCGCATCACCGTAACGACGCGAGAACAACTCGCCACGCAGGGCGCGGGCCAGGTCTTCGACGTCTTCGGAGTCGAGCGCCAGGTCGGCGTTTCGGGTCAGACGGAACTGGTAGCAGCCCTTTACCTTCATGCCCTGGAACAGGTCATCGGCGTGGGCGTGGATCATCGACGAGAGGAATACATAGTTGTCGCCGGGGCCGCCGACTTCTTCCGGCACCTTGATGATCCGTGGCAGCAAGCGCGGCGCCGGGATGATCGCCAGACCGGAATCGCGACCGAAGGCGTCGATACCTTCCAGCTCGACGATGAAGTTCAGGCTCTTGTTCACCAGCAACGGGAACGGGTGCGTCGGGTCGAGGCCGATCGGGGTGATGATCGGTGCGATCTCGTCGCGGAAATAGCGGCGCACCCAGGTTTTGATCTTGACCGTCCAGTTGCGGCGACGGATGAAGCGCACCTGATGCTTTTCCAGCTCCGGCAACAGAATGTCATTGAGGATCGCGTACTGACGGTCAACATGACCGTGGACCAGCTCGCTGATCCGTGCCAGCGCTTGATGCGGCTGCAGACCATCGGCACCGGCCTGTTCACGGGCGAAGGTGATCTGTTTCTTCAGGCCGGCGACGCGGATTTCAAAGAATTCATCGAGGTTGCTGGAGAAGATCAGCAGGAACTTCAAGCGTTCCAGCAACGGATAGGACTCGTCCAGCGCCTGTTCCAGCACGCGGATATTGAATTGCAGTTGCGAGAGCTCGCGGTGGATGTACAGGCTGCTGTCATCCAGGCCCGGAATGGTAATCGCCGGCACCGCCGCCGCAGGTTCGGCCACCGGCGCGGGTGGCGCAGGCTCCAGTTCCGGCGGGGTCTCGGTGATTTGCTCGACCACCGGTTGAGCTTCTTTTACTGCAACTTCCGTGAGTCCTTCGGTATTCATTGAATGTTCCTGGGAGGGCTATTTCTGCTCTCGTAACAATTGAGCGGCGCGGACAGCAAAGTAAGTCAGGATGCCATCAGCGCCGGCACGTTTAAAGGCGGTCAGTGATTCGAGAATCACCGCCTCGCTCAACCAGCCATTCTGGATCGCCGCCATGTGCATGGCGTATTCGCCGCTAACCTGGTAGACGAAGGTCGGCACTTTGAAGGCATCTTTTACCCGGAAAAGAATGTCCAGGTAGGGCATGCCCGGTTTGACCATGACCATGTCCGCGCCTTCAGACAAGTCCGCACCCACTTCGTGCAGCGCTTCGTCGCTGTTGGCCGGATCCATCTGATAAGAGGCTTTGTTGGCCTTGCCGAGGTTCGACGCCGAACCGACCGCATCACGGAACGGGCCGTAATAGGCGCTGGCGTACTTGGCCGAGTAGGCCATGATCCGCACGTTGACGTGACCGGCGATTTCCAGCGCTTCGCGAATCGCCTGAATGCGACCGTCCATCATGTCCGACGGCGCGACAACCTGAGCGCCGGCTTCGGCATGGGACAAGGCCTGACGGACCAGTGCGTCGACAGTGATGTCGTTCTGCACGTAGCCCGCTTCATCGAGTATGCCGTCCTGGCCGTGGGTGGTGAACGGGTCAAGCGCGACGTCGGTAATGACACCCAGTTCCGGGAAACGCTCACGCAGCGCGCGGGTGGCGCGCTGGGCGATGCCTTCGGGGTTCCAGGCTTCAGCGGCGTCGAGGGATTTCAGTTCAGGAGGGGTGACCGGGAACAGCGCCAGCGCCGGAATCCCCAGCTCGACCCATTTGCCCGCTTCTTCGAGCAGCAGATCGATCGTCAGCCGCTCTACCCCGGGCATCGAGGCCACGGCTTCGCGGCGATTTTCACCGTCGAGCACGAACACCGGCAGGATCAGGTCATCGACCGTCAGCACATTTTCCCGCACCAGCCGACGCGAAAAATCATCACGACGATTGCGGCGCAGGCGCGTGGCAGGGAACAGACGGTTGGCTGGGGTAAAGCTCACGGCGGACTCCTGAGCCCGCGCAAACGGGCGAGCGTGACAGTTATAGACGGCCATTATGACGAACAGATGACAGTTGTGTGAGGCCCGTGACATGTAGCCGCATTCCATTCTCAGTGTAGGAATTGTTCACGTCGAGACACATTTGGACACTTTCATGAATGTGTCCGAAGGGTTAGGCTGCGCGTTCATTTCGCCAGCACCCAGACAATGCTCCAACAATTTCTGCATGACTTTGGCTACTTTGCCTTGTTCCTCGGCACGTTTTTCGAAGGCGAAACCATTCTGGTTCTCGCGGGCTTCCTCGCGTTCCGTGGATACATGGACATCAATATGGTGGTGGTCGTGGCGTTCTTCGGCAGCTATGCCGGCGATCAGCTGTGGTACTTCCTCGGCCGCAAGCACGGGCGCAAGTTACTCGCGCGCAAACCGCGCTGGCAGATGATGGGCGATCGCGCGCTGGAGCATATTCGCAAGCATCCGGACATCTGGGTGCTGAGCTTCCGTTTCGTTTATGGCTTGCGCACGGTGATGCCGGTGGCGATCGGCCTGTCGGGTTATCCGCCGGGACGTTATCTGCTGCTTAACGGCATTGGCGCTGCGATCTGGGCGACGGCGCTGGCCGCTGCGGCTTACCACTTCGGTGCGGTGCTGGAAGGCATCCTCGGCAGCATCAAGAAGTACGAGCTATGGGTATTGGGCGCGTTGCTGGTGCTCGGCGTTGGTCTGTGGCTGCGCCGCCGCTTCAAGAATGCGCGATTGGCCAAGCAGGTTTACGCCGACGAGCAAGCCGCGAAAGCGGCACTGCTGAATCAAGCCGAAGCGTCCAAACCTGCCGAACCGAAGACGCCAGCCGAGTAACTCGCTGGCGACTGGCTACAGCCCGCCGGCACTGAGCGGGCTGGCCGACGCTTTCAGTCAGATACGTCACTTTTGTCCTCGCTGCTCTGGCGCATTCAAGTTCGCCAGCGGCGTTCTCACGCCGGAAATCTCCCGCTTGTTACGCAGCAGGCAACCGCAATTAATGAACACCCCGCCGTTGTTGCGATCCATGTAGAAAGCGTTCCATGCAGGTGCAGCCACCACTTCAGCCTATGGCAACGCGCGACAATTTAGTGGACATTTAGCGCCATGAATCTGGAGAGAAACCCATGAGCAAAAAAGTTGCAGTGATCCTGTCCGGCAGTGGCGTGTACGACGGCGCCGAGATCCATGAAAGTGTCATCACCCTGCTGCGCCTCGACCAACGCGGCGCGCAGGTGCAGTGCTTCGCCCCGAACATCGCGCAATTGCATGTGATCAATCACCTGACCGGCGAAGAAATGCCCGAGTCGCGCAACGTCCTGGTGGAATCGGCGCGCATTGCACGTGGCAACATCAAGGACATCCGCGAAGCCGACGTCGACGACTTCGATGCGCTGATCGTGCCGGGTGGGTTTGGTGCGGCGAAGAACCTTTCGAACTTTGCCGTTGAAGGCGCAGGCTGCACTGTGCAGCCTGAGGTGCTGGCCTTGGCCGAGGCGTTCGCCGAAGCCGGCAAACCCGTTGGCCTCATGTGCATTTCCCCGGCGCTGGCGGCGAAGATCTATGGCCCAGGCGTGACTTGTACCATCGGCAACGACGCCGACACGGCCACGGCAATGAACAAGATGGGCGCCACCCACGAAGACTGCGCGGTGACGGAAATCATCGAAGACAAGGCGCGCAAACTGGTGACAACCCCGGCTTACATGCTGGCGCAGAACATCAGTGAAGCGGCGTCGGGGATCAACAAACTGGTCGATCGCGTGCTCGAACTGACCCACGAAAACGACGCCTGATCCCCCCGTATGATCGTTCCCACGCGGAGCGTTGGAACGATCATCATAAGACTCAGGGTTTGCGGGTCAGGCGTGTGAGGATCCGGTCCAGCGCATTGGCAAACGCCTGCTTCTCGCGATCGCCAAACGGTGCGGGCCCGCCGCTCATCTGGCCTTGCTCGCGCAGATCGGTGAACAGGTTGCGCACGGCCAGGCGCTCGCCCATGTTCTGCGCATCAAACTCTTTGCCGCGCGGATCCAGCGCCGCGACGCCCTTTTTCACCAAGCGATCAGCCAATGGAATATCGCTGCAGATCACCAGTTCACCCGGCACCGCGTGCTCAACCAGATAATCGTCCGCCGCATCCGGGCCGCTCGGCACCACGATCAGCTTGACGATGGCCAGCCCCGGCTTGATCTGCGGCTGCCCGGCCACCAGCACCACTTCGTACTGACGCTTGAGGGCGAACTTCACCACCAGATCCTTCGCCGCCCGTGGACAGGCGTCGGCATCGATCCATACACGCATTTTCTTTACCTCTAAAAGCAAAAGATCGCAGCCTTCGGCAACTCCTACAGAGTGCGCGTCGCGCCGCAATATTGCGACATGCTACGCCCCTGTAGGAGCTGCCGAAGGCTGCGATCTTTTAAGGGAGCACTCAATCAAGCAGCCGAAACCCGTCGCTTCTCCGCCATCCAACTGCGCCCGTACAACACCACAATCGCCAGAATCGCCACCGCCTGCGCCGTCAACGAATAGGCATCGGCATGAATCCCCAGCCAATCGAATTCAAAGAACGCCACCGGCCGCGTGCCGAAGATCCCGGCTTCCTGCAACGCCTTCACGCCATGCCCGGCAAACACCACCGACAGCGCACACAGCAGCGCCGCGTTGATGCTGAAGAACAGCGTCAGCGGCAGTTTCGCCGAACCGCGCAGGATCACCCACGCCAGACCCACCAACAGCACCAGTGCGGTTGCACCACCCGCGAGCACCGCGTCATGCCCGGCCGGGCCGGCCTGCAACCACAGGGTTTCATAGAACAGGATCACTTCGAACAACTCACGATAAACCGAGAAGAACGCCAGAATCGCGAAGCCGAAACGCCCGCCACCGCCGACCAGACTGCTCTTGATGTAATCCTGCCAGGCCGCTGCGTGGCGACGGTCATGCATCCACACGCCGAGCCACAAGACCATGACACTGGCGAACAGCGCCGTCGCGCCCTCAAGCAACTCACGCTGAGAACCGCTGACATCGATCACATACGCCGCCAGCGCCCAGGTGCCGAGGCCGGCCAGCAGCGCCAGGCCCCAACCGACGTTGACGCTGCGCACCGCCGATTGCTGACCGGTGTTGCGCAGGAAGGCGAGGATCGCCGCCAGCACCAGAATCGCTTCCAGACCTTCGCGCAGCAGAATCAGTAAACCGGAGATGTAGCTCAGGGACCAGCTCAGACCATCGCTGCCAAGCAGGCCGGCAGACTCTTTCAACTTGGCCTTGGCCGCCTCCAGACGCTGCTCGGCCTGCTCGACCGGCAAACCGTCCTGCAACGATTGCCGATACGCCATCAACGATTTTTCAGTGTCCTTGCGCACGTTGGCGTCGACGTTATCCAGCGAACTCTCGACCAGCTCGAAGCCTTCCAGATAGGCCGCGACCGACAGGTCGTAAGCCTGATCGTGTTCACCGGCGCGGTACGCGGCAAGACTCTTGTCCAGCGTTGCGGCGGTGTAGTCGAGCAACTGCGCCGGGCCACGCTTGACCTGCGGCGGCTGCGCGCGCTGCGCACGGAACGTCGCCGCCGCTTGTGGGCCTTCGGCAGCCTGTACTTCGGCCGGGGTCTGGCGAGCCAGATCGGCAATGTTGTAGGTCTTCTCAGACTTGGCCGCCGCCGGATCGGCGCTGAAGCCGGCGATGTAAGTCGCCAGATCCCAGCGCTGCCGATCGTCAAGCTGATCGGCAAACGCCGGCATGTCGGTACCTTCGACGCCTTGGCCGAGGGTGTTGTAGATCGCATACAGGCTCAGGTGATCCAACCGCGCCGCATCACGCAGATTGGCTGGCGCCGGGCTCATGCCGAGCCCCGCCGGGCCGTCACCGGCGCCGCTGTCACCGTGGCACACCGAGCAATTCTGCGCATAGAGCGGCGCACCACGGCTTGGGTCCGGGGTGATGATCGGTGCCTGACTGACTTCATACGCCACCGCCAGTTGCGCGCCCAACTGCCGCGCCTGACGGGCCACTTCAGCGCCATCCTGTTTCGCGGTGATCGCTGCCTTCAATGCGCTGACACCTTGCTCCAACGGAGCTTTTTCAGGCTTGGCCGGCATACCGGAGATCAAGCCTTGCAGCGCCCGTGTGAACTCCAGTTGCTCGCGGTATTCGGAGTCATCGACAACCTTGCCCGCCGCTACCGTCGGCGGGTAATCCGCGCTGATGTAATCGAGCAGGTGCAGCGCTTGCGGCGCGCCTTCCACGGTATCGGCCAGCAGATTGAAGCTGCTCAGGGCAAACAACGGGAACACCAGCCAGGCCAGGAAACGGGACGAGGCAGTCATGAAGAATTCTCAAATGGAAATGCGAAGTTACATATTGTTCACTTCGAACGCATTTCCCTCAAGCTTTGTCGGCATTCAGCGCAACGCCGCTGCGTGCAGCGAGCTGATTGATCGGCTTTGAAGCGTCATCCATGGCACCCCGGCAGCTGCAAAGCGCCCGTATAATGCGCCATCATTTCGCCCTCTCCGTTCAAGGAAGAACCCGCTAATGCGCCACTGTTTGTTGCCGTCCCTGCTGATCGCCACCCTTGTGCAACTCAGTGGTTGCGCCGCTTACCGTGATTACGACATGGAACTGCAACAAACCACGCAACAGCTCAAGGCCGGCAATATCGACGCCTCACTGGCCTTGATCGAGGCGCACAACCCGGATGAAGAGAAGGATTTGCTCTATTACTTCGAGAAGGGTGCGGTGCTGAGCGCTGGCGGTGAGTTCCCGCAGAGCCAGGTTGCCTGGCGCAGCGCCGAGCAAATGGTCATACAGCGCCAGGACACCATTGAAACCACGGGCGACAAACTGCTCGCCGCCATGGGCAATCACTGGGGCAGCATCATCAATGACAAGCTGCGCCGCTACGATGGCTACGACTACGAAAAAGTCATGCTGACCACGCAAATGGCCCTCAACCAACTGGCCATGAATGACTTTGACGGTGCTCGCGCCGACATCAAGAAAACCCACGAGCGCGAAGCGCTTATCGCCCGGCAGCGGGAACTGGAATACGAGCGTGTCGAGGAAGCAGCGAAGGCCAGCGGCGCCCGCGTCCATTACAAGGATCTGCAAGGCTACCCGGTGGTCATGCTGGAATCACCCGCCGTCACTGCCTTGAAAAACGGCTACCAAAGCGCGTTCAGTCACTATCTCGCCGGGTTCACCTACGAAGCACTCGGCGAGAAAGACCTGGCAGCGCCCGGCTATCGTCAGGCGATCGAGCTGCGCCCGGACATGGCGTTTTTCCAACAGGCCTTGCGCGACCTCGACAGCCCTGGACTGAAGGCAGACGAAAGCGATGTGCTGATCATCGTGCAGAGCGGCCTGGCGCCGGCCCGCAGTTCCGTGCGCGTGCCCTACCCGGTGAAGCTCGCGGACGGGCAAGTCATCGTTGCCAATGTTTCGTTTCCCGTGATGATCCCTGACACCTCAACCCCGGCGTTCAATCAAGTGGCTATTGATGGTCGACAGAAAAAGCTGATCGCGGTCAACAGCATTACCGACATGTCTTTGCGCACCCTGCGTGACGACATGCCGGGCATTATCCAGCGCACAACCTATCGGGCATTTCTGGCGGCCGATGTTCAGGCCACGGACAATCGACGCGATCCGAGCAAAGCCTCCTACGTCACTCACTGGGACGGTTTCGAGCAGGCCGACACCCGCACCTGGCGCACCCTGCCTAACCTTACTCAGGTTGTGCGCCTGCGTTTGAAAAAAGGTGACCACCTGATCAGCCTGCCCAACGCGCCCGGGGTTGCGCCACTGAAGATCCGCATCGACCAGAACCGCCAGGTCATCGGCCTGCGTGCCTTGGGTGATCGGGTGTTTGCCAATGGCAGCGCATTCCAGTCGGATGTGGCGCCGGCAAAGAGCGTGGTATCCAACCTGAAATAAGTAATGGCACCAAACTAACAAGTGCGATTAAAAAGCTATTACATAGCCATCACCACCCGCTTATAATGCCGCGCCCTCGCTATCGCGAAACGGCATTAAAGCTCCTCTGGTTATGAGGAATTGGCAGGAGGCCAGCGCCACTGTCGATGGGTCACACCAGCCCGACCAGCATCCGCGGCTGTATTACTCCAGGGAAGAAGTACCCCCATGGCATTCCGCGCCCCCACTCTGATCGCGCTCAGCGCCGTCACTCTGCTGTCCGGCTGTTCGGCGTTTCGCAACTACGACTCCGAACTGGCCCAGACCAATCAGCAACTGGCCTCCGGCAACGTCGACGCCGCACTGACCCTGCTGGAAAAGAACAACACCGGCCCGGACAAAGACCTGCTTTATTACTTCGAGAAAGGTGAGTTGCTGCGCGCCAAGGGCGACCTGTCCGGCAGCCAGAATGCCTGGACCAGCGCCGATCAAGTGGTGGGCAAGTGGGAAGACTCGGTCAAACTCGACACCGACAAGTACCTGGCTCAATTCGGCAGTTTCCTGGTCAACGACAAAGTGCGTCGCTACGAAGGCTATGACTACGAAAAAGTCATGCTGACCACGCAGATGGCCCTGAACCTGCTGGCGATCAACGATTTCGACGGCGCGCGCACCGCCATCAAGAAGACTCACGAACGTGAGGCAGTGATCGCCGAACTGCGCGACAAGGAATACCTCAAGAGCGAGGAAGAGGCCGAGAAAGAAGGCATCAAGACTCAGTACAAAGACTTGCAGGGTTATCCGGTCGCCAGCCTCGACGCACCGGAAGTAGTCGGTCTGAAGAACAGCTACCAGAGTGCGTTCAGCCATTACCTGTCCGGTTTCGTCTACGAAGCTTTGGGCGAAAAAGGCCTGGCTGCACCGGGCTATCGCAAGGCCGCCGAGCTGCGCCCGAACACGCCGCTGCTGGAGCAGGCGCTGGTTAATCTCGACAAGCCGAACAAGTCCGACGACAGCGACATCCTGATCGTGGTGCAAAGCGGTCTGGCGCCGGCCCGCGATTCGATCCGCGTACCGTTGCCATTGCCGATCTCCAACAACGTGGTGATCACGCCGCTGTCGTTCCCGATCATCAAGCCTGACACTTCCACCGCGACGTTCGCGCAGATCGGCGTTGATGGTCAGCAAGTCGATCTGACCGCGCTCAACAGCACCACTGCCATGTCCCGCCGCGCCCTGCGTGACGACATGCCGGGGATCATTCTGCGCACCACCGTGCGGGCGATCACCAAAGGCGTGGCGCAAAAGCAGATCAATGAAACCAACCCGCTGGCCGGTCTCGCCGTGGGTATCTCTTCAGCTGTGCTCGAAGGTGCCGATACCCGTACATGGCGCACCCTGCCGGACAACACCCAAGTGGTACGTCTGCGTCTGAAAAAGGGTGAGCACCAGGTCAGTCTGCCGAGCGCCGTCGGCGGTTCGCTGGTCAAGGTCACCGTCGATCAGCGTTATCAGGTGATCACCCTGCGCGCCGTGGGCAACCAGGTGTTCGCCGGTGGCCTCGCCGCACACGTCATCCCGAGCGCCGGCGCGACCAACGTCGCCAGCCTCAAACAACCTTAAGAACGGAGTCTTTGCATGCGCTTCAAACTCATCGCCGTCGCCGCCCTCGCCTTGCTGGCGAGCGGCTGCGCCACCCCGCCACCGCCAGAGCCGGGCAGCGCCGCGAGCAAAGTCGTGGCCATGGGTCCGCAGAAACACATCGTCGTCGGCGCCATGCGCGTCGCCCGCGAAAACGGCTTCATGACGGTCAATGTGCAGTTGAGCAACACCCTCAACAGCAACAAGATTTTCTACTACCGCTTCGCCTGGCTCGGCGCGGAAGGTTTCCCGATTGCCGAAGAAGAAGTGTGGAAAAGCCAAATGATGTACGGCGCCCAGACCAGCTTCATTCAGGGAATTGCCCCGACCCCGAAAGCCATGGACTTCCGTCTGGAAATCAAGACGCCGTAAGCCTGTCACCCAATTCCTGTTTTAGAGAGCACTCCCATGTTTGCACGCTTTTCCTGCATCGCCGTTATCGCCCTGCTGGCCTCCGGTTGCGCCAACACTTCGCCGACCCTGGGCAGCAAGAACATCAGCTACGGCGACACCAAAGCGGTTGAAACCGTAACCAACGAATTCGGTTCGACCGACCTGCAAATGATCGCCGAATCGATGACCCGCTCGCTGGCCCAGTCCGGCATTCTGCAGGGTCGTCCGGTGGTTCAGGTCTACGACGTGAAGAACAAGACCAGCGAGTACATCGACACCCGCGAAATCACCACCAGCATCAAGACTCAGCTGATGAAGACCGGTGTTGCGCGTTTCGCCAGCGACAATAACGCCATGCAAAGCCAGGTTGATCAGCTCAAGCTGCAAAACCAGAGCGGCCTGTACAAGAAGAGCACCGTGGCCAAGACCGGCAACATGGTTGCCGCCAAGTACCGCATCGAAGGCTCGATCAGCTCGATCGTCAAGCGCAGCAGCGACTACAAGGACGTCTTCTACAAATTCAGCCTGCAACTGATCGACGTTGAAAGCGGTCTGGCCGAGTGGATGGACGAAAAAGAGATCCGCAAAACCACGGAGCGTTAATTGATGCGCGCATGGATTGGCATGATGGCCCTGGCTTGCGCG comes from Pseudomonas sp. RU47 and encodes:
- the ppx gene encoding exopolyphosphatase encodes the protein MPQSQAKNLSLIAAIDLGSNSFHMVVAKAQNGEIRILERLGEKVQLAAGIDDERKLNEESMQRGLDCLKRFAQLINGMPLGAVRIVGTNALREARNRLEFIHRAEEILGHPVEVISGREEARLIYLGVSHTLADTPGKRLVADIGGGSTEFIIGQRFEPLLRESLQMGCVSFTQRYFKDGKITPARYAQAYTAARLEIMSIEHALHRLTWDEAIGSSGTIRAIGLALKAGGHGTGEVNAEGLAWLKRRLFKLGDVDKIDFEGIKPDRRTIFPAGLAILEAIFDALELQRMDHCDGALREGVLYDLLGRHHHEDVRERTLTSLMERYHVDLEQAARVERKALHAFDQVAVDWELDDGIWRELLGWAAKVHEVGLDIAHYHYHKHGAYLIEHSDLAGFSREDQQMLALLVRGHRRNIPKDKFADFGDDGDKLIRLCVLLRFAILFHHIRGTQAMPQVVLHAKGNTLDVEFPENWLDENQLTQADFGLEADWLTRVGIVLTVH
- the ppk1 gene encoding polyphosphate kinase 1, whose product is MNTEGLTEVAVKEAQPVVEQITETPPELEPAPPAPVAEPAAAVPAITIPGLDDSSLYIHRELSQLQFNIRVLEQALDESYPLLERLKFLLIFSSNLDEFFEIRVAGLKKQITFAREQAGADGLQPHQALARISELVHGHVDRQYAILNDILLPELEKHQVRFIRRRNWTVKIKTWVRRYFRDEIAPIITPIGLDPTHPFPLLVNKSLNFIVELEGIDAFGRDSGLAIIPAPRLLPRIIKVPEEVGGPGDNYVFLSSMIHAHADDLFQGMKVKGCYQFRLTRNADLALDSEDVEDLARALRGELFSRRYGDAVRLEVADTCPKHLSDYLLKQFNLSESELYQVNGPVNLTRLFSITGLDSHPELQYTPFTPQIPKLLQNSENIFSVVSKQDILLLHPFESFTPVVDLLRQAAKDPHVLAVRQTLYRSGANSEIVDALVDAARNGKEVTAVIELRARFDEESNLQLASRLQAAGAVVIYGVVGFKTHAKMMLILRREAGEIVRYAHLGTGNYHAGNAKLYTDYSLLTSDDALCEDVGKLFSQLIGMGKTLRMKKLLHAPFTLKKGMLDMIARETQFAVEGKPAHIIAKFNSLTDPKIIRALYKASQSGVRIDLVVRGMCCLRPGIAGVSHNIHVRSIIGRFLEHTRVFYFLNGGDEQMFLSSADWMERNLDKRVETCFPVEGKKLLTRVKKELELYLTDNTHSWSLQSDGRYIRNTPTGNQNPRSAQATLLERLGSPILPVSS
- the hemB gene encoding porphobilinogen synthase; this translates as MSFTPANRLFPATRLRRNRRDDFSRRLVRENVLTVDDLILPVFVLDGENRREAVASMPGVERLTIDLLLEEAGKWVELGIPALALFPVTPPELKSLDAAEAWNPEGIAQRATRALRERFPELGVITDVALDPFTTHGQDGILDEAGYVQNDITVDALVRQALSHAEAGAQVVAPSDMMDGRIQAIREALEIAGHVNVRIMAYSAKYASAYYGPFRDAVGSASNLGKANKASYQMDPANSDEALHEVGADLSEGADMVMVKPGMPYLDILFRVKDAFKVPTFVYQVSGEYAMHMAAIQNGWLSEAVILESLTAFKRAGADGILTYFAVRAAQLLREQK
- a CDS encoding DedA family protein; amino-acid sequence: MLQQFLHDFGYFALFLGTFFEGETILVLAGFLAFRGYMDINMVVVVAFFGSYAGDQLWYFLGRKHGRKLLARKPRWQMMGDRALEHIRKHPDIWVLSFRFVYGLRTVMPVAIGLSGYPPGRYLLLNGIGAAIWATALAAAAYHFGAVLEGILGSIKKYELWVLGALLVLGVGLWLRRRFKNARLAKQVYADEQAAKAALLNQAEASKPAEPKTPAE
- the elbB gene encoding isoprenoid biosynthesis glyoxalase ElbB, with translation MSKKVAVILSGSGVYDGAEIHESVITLLRLDQRGAQVQCFAPNIAQLHVINHLTGEEMPESRNVLVESARIARGNIKDIREADVDDFDALIVPGGFGAAKNLSNFAVEGAGCTVQPEVLALAEAFAEAGKPVGLMCISPALAAKIYGPGVTCTIGNDADTATAMNKMGATHEDCAVTEIIEDKARKLVTTPAYMLAQNISEAASGINKLVDRVLELTHENDA